One part of the Salinimonas iocasae genome encodes these proteins:
- a CDS encoding HNH endonuclease, translating to MAIKLNVDLSILESAVMKMGAQNVEIDFSNEVVPIEPLDIQLNKGIEVSFEDIEFDTGLASYQGRQVLLYIKDHSYGNKIHKVLEDGSLGNKYHVADCTKLDEMRRKGRFDRYVVTNRLDGVFDVSGTDSYTNEHIEGETKLAVCQLCLKGINYTKFTSLSSQSERKQFAKNFKLAEFFDTYSSFFKYMPTGVAEKRASYYTHDWDSISKKVREKYEYHCQQCGLDLSAHKRLLHVHHINGVKSDNSFKNLTPLCCDCHRKQPDHEHIFVKHEETKLITQLRSAQRLNVKESWKDIYDLADPGMYGVVDLLEQYHVSLPEVGEEVQNSKDEVVAELELAWPLKKIGVAINKTEAIAATREGWKVYSMRHAISQIEQLASSLR from the coding sequence ATGGCAATTAAACTAAACGTAGACCTCTCTATACTAGAGTCGGCAGTTATGAAGATGGGCGCTCAAAATGTTGAAATCGATTTTAGTAATGAAGTTGTGCCCATCGAGCCACTGGACATTCAGCTCAATAAAGGTATTGAGGTCAGCTTTGAAGATATTGAATTCGACACTGGGCTAGCAAGTTATCAGGGAAGGCAGGTACTCCTTTACATCAAAGATCATAGTTACGGTAATAAAATTCACAAAGTGCTTGAAGACGGCTCGCTGGGTAACAAATACCATGTGGCAGACTGCACCAAACTCGATGAAATGCGACGCAAGGGGCGTTTTGATCGATATGTCGTAACCAACAGACTAGATGGTGTTTTCGACGTTTCTGGCACTGACAGTTACACGAATGAGCACATTGAGGGTGAGACGAAGCTTGCGGTCTGTCAGTTATGTCTAAAAGGCATCAACTACACAAAGTTTACTTCACTCAGTAGCCAATCAGAGCGTAAACAATTTGCGAAGAATTTTAAGTTAGCTGAGTTTTTCGATACCTATAGCTCGTTCTTCAAATACATGCCCACCGGTGTGGCGGAGAAAAGAGCCAGTTACTATACCCATGACTGGGATAGCATTTCGAAAAAAGTACGCGAGAAATATGAATACCATTGCCAGCAGTGCGGCCTTGATTTAAGCGCCCATAAAAGGCTTTTGCATGTTCATCACATAAATGGCGTAAAGTCAGATAATTCTTTTAAAAATCTTACCCCACTTTGCTGTGACTGCCATCGTAAGCAGCCTGATCATGAACATATTTTTGTCAAACATGAAGAGACCAAGCTTATTACGCAGTTGCGAAGTGCGCAGAGGCTTAATGTGAAGGAAAGCTGGAAAGATATATATGATTTGGCTGATCCGGGTATGTACGGTGTGGTTGATTTGCTTGAGCAGTATCATGTGTCGCTTCCTGAGGTTGGGGAAGAAGTTCAAAACAGTAAAGACGAGGTTGTTGCAGAGCTGGAACTAGCTTGGCCACTCAAAAAAATAGGCGTAGCCATAAATAAAACAGAAGCAATAGCTGCTACACGAGAAGGCTGGAAAGTTTACAGTATGCGCCATGCCATCAGTCAAATAGAACAGCTCGCAAGCAGTTTGAGATAG
- a CDS encoding UvrD-helicase domain-containing protein, which translates to MDIQVAISQDFLTSIVKLPKAQQKKVNQFVSKFRNAPLATGINYEKINDAANPDMRSVRIDQSYRGIVLKPQQGSVYILLWVDHHDDAYEWARRHQCKIHPKTGVIQLYATEVKAGSIHQHKDEKFHIEPEPIEQQLSPLFENYNSQQLIELGLPEEFTEQVKALQSMELLAAFSEKLPNDAYEALYFLADGIPYEEVLEDYRSNVAEDVDTDDFAAALAREGSKRRFVVVDDEDLEQMLDAPLEKWRVFLHPSQRKLVERDWNGPVRVLGGAGTGKTVAAIHRAKWLSSQLPEVSNKKILFTTFTKNLASDISEHLEQICSHAELSNIETINIDSWVHKFLKRNSYNYDIVYPGDTNPKRVSSWQKALDNKSASLDLSDHFYEEEWKLVIQEQSITEKSEYIRAKRTGRGTRLNRKERLLAWSVFEEYLLQLNHKKIKEMPDAMRDCIAIIDSKNIKPIYSSVIVDEGQDMGSQAYELIRRLVAEDKNDIFIVGDGHQRIYRNKVVLGRCGINIIGRSRKLRVNYRTTEETKQLAVSVLSNVPVDDLDNGEDTSKGYISLMHGEMPEIIVKNNFIEEADAVVERIEQLEAAGAKLRDMCVVARTKSIRDAFGNALSKAGIKTYEVMANGIDRRHQDGVRLATMHRVKGLEFQNVFIVGVNKNTLPLRNFKSDDPVELREHEMSERSLLHVAMTRAMRSLTISTHGVLSEFFRKNNDLGTGAEV; encoded by the coding sequence ATGGATATTCAGGTTGCAATATCGCAAGACTTTTTAACATCAATTGTGAAACTGCCAAAGGCACAGCAAAAAAAAGTAAATCAATTTGTCAGCAAGTTTCGCAATGCTCCACTTGCGACGGGGATTAATTACGAAAAAATAAATGATGCTGCAAATCCTGATATGCGGTCTGTAAGGATTGATCAGTCTTATCGGGGGATAGTGCTAAAACCCCAACAAGGTAGCGTATATATTTTGCTATGGGTTGACCATCATGACGATGCTTACGAATGGGCTCGTCGACATCAATGTAAAATTCATCCTAAAACAGGGGTCATTCAGTTATATGCAACCGAGGTTAAAGCTGGATCCATACATCAACACAAGGATGAAAAATTTCATATTGAACCTGAGCCAATTGAGCAGCAACTTAGTCCACTCTTCGAAAACTATAACTCGCAACAGTTAATCGAGCTTGGTTTACCAGAAGAGTTCACGGAGCAGGTGAAGGCACTTCAAAGTATGGAGTTATTAGCCGCATTTAGTGAAAAGCTGCCCAATGATGCTTATGAGGCCTTGTACTTTCTGGCGGATGGCATTCCCTATGAAGAAGTGCTGGAGGACTATCGCTCGAATGTTGCTGAAGATGTTGATACTGACGACTTTGCTGCCGCATTGGCCAGAGAAGGTTCAAAGCGACGTTTTGTGGTTGTTGATGACGAAGATCTAGAACAAATGCTCGATGCGCCCTTAGAGAAGTGGCGCGTATTCCTTCACCCATCTCAAAGAAAACTCGTTGAGCGAGATTGGAATGGGCCCGTTCGTGTGTTGGGAGGGGCTGGAACTGGCAAGACTGTCGCTGCAATCCACCGTGCCAAATGGCTTTCCTCGCAATTGCCAGAGGTATCTAATAAAAAAATACTTTTTACGACGTTTACCAAAAATTTGGCTTCTGATATCTCGGAGCATCTGGAACAAATATGCAGCCACGCAGAACTGTCTAATATCGAAACGATAAATATCGATTCATGGGTTCATAAGTTTTTGAAGCGGAATAGTTACAACTATGACATCGTTTATCCCGGTGATACGAACCCAAAGCGTGTAAGTAGCTGGCAAAAGGCACTGGACAACAAGTCAGCCTCGCTTGATTTGTCTGATCACTTCTACGAGGAAGAGTGGAAGTTGGTTATTCAAGAGCAAAGTATTACGGAAAAATCTGAATATATAAGGGCTAAACGAACTGGTCGCGGAACGAGGCTAAACCGCAAGGAAAGATTGCTGGCTTGGTCTGTGTTTGAAGAGTACTTACTGCAACTGAACCATAAAAAAATTAAAGAAATGCCTGATGCGATGAGAGACTGCATTGCAATCATCGATAGTAAAAATATTAAACCCATTTATTCCTCAGTGATCGTCGATGAGGGACAAGATATGGGGAGTCAGGCTTACGAGTTAATACGTCGCTTAGTTGCAGAAGATAAAAACGACATTTTTATCGTTGGTGACGGACATCAGCGCATTTATCGAAATAAAGTGGTCTTGGGGCGTTGTGGTATTAATATTATTGGCCGCAGCAGAAAGCTTCGGGTCAACTATCGGACCACAGAAGAAACTAAGCAATTAGCGGTATCAGTACTTTCAAATGTGCCTGTTGATGATCTCGATAACGGTGAAGACACCAGTAAGGGGTACATTTCCCTGATGCATGGTGAGATGCCTGAAATCATTGTCAAAAATAACTTTATTGAAGAAGCTGACGCTGTGGTTGAGCGTATAGAGCAGCTGGAAGCGGCAGGGGCTAAGCTTAGGGATATGTGTGTTGTGGCGCGAACCAAGTCCATCAGAGATGCTTTTGGTAATGCGCTGTCAAAAGCGGGTATAAAAACATATGAGGTAATGGCAAACGGTATTGACCGCAGACATCAAGATGGGGTGCGCTTAGCGACGATGCACCGGGTGAAAGGGTTGGAGTTTCAGAATGTTTTCATAGTGGGCGTAAATAAAAATACCTTGCCGTTAAGAAACTTCAAATCTGACGATCCGGTGGAACTGCGTGAACACGAAATGTCTGAAAGGTCGCTTCTGCACGTTGCGATGACACGGGCAATGAGGAGTTTGACGATTTCTACTCATGGAGTTTTAAGTGAATTTTTTAGGAAAAATAATGATTTGGGGACAGGTGCTGAGGTGTAA
- a CDS encoding IS30 family transposase, whose translation MSYKQLIEGQRYQIEAYLREGFSYREIGKRLSVSHSTISREVNRNRIRDNHYLPEVAQAKALKRRSQAAKFRISELTITFVEFGLNQKWSPEQIAGVGKIIGHHVSHEWIYRYVQRDKLRGGRLYKQLRQSHRRYRKGDRAKRIIIPNRVGIEHRPAIVNKKKRFGDWEADTVLGKQGTGAIVSLVERKSKLYLIRKVPAKSAADVARAMVGMLWKYRGHVRTITADNGSEFCDHALVAEKLKTNIYFANPYSSWERGLNENFNGLLRQYIRKGTDLRTVSDRQISEIERALNARPRKCLGFRQPVAVFNELRKAA comes from the coding sequence ATGAGTTACAAGCAGTTGATCGAGGGACAACGATACCAGATTGAGGCCTACTTACGCGAGGGTTTCAGTTATCGGGAGATCGGAAAACGTCTGAGCGTGAGTCACAGCACAATCAGCCGGGAAGTAAATCGCAATAGAATTCGGGATAACCACTATTTGCCGGAAGTCGCTCAGGCAAAAGCACTGAAGCGCCGCAGCCAGGCCGCAAAGTTCAGGATATCTGAACTGACGATTACCTTTGTTGAGTTCGGGCTGAACCAGAAATGGAGCCCTGAGCAGATTGCTGGTGTAGGTAAAATCATCGGTCATCACGTCAGTCACGAATGGATTTATCGCTACGTCCAGCGTGATAAATTACGTGGCGGTAGGTTGTACAAACAGCTGCGCCAGAGTCACAGAAGGTATCGTAAAGGTGACCGTGCGAAGCGGATAATTATCCCGAATCGCGTTGGCATTGAGCATCGTCCCGCTATCGTGAACAAGAAAAAGCGGTTCGGTGACTGGGAAGCTGACACGGTTCTGGGCAAGCAAGGAACGGGCGCGATTGTTAGTTTAGTCGAGCGCAAAAGTAAGCTTTACCTGATACGCAAAGTGCCAGCGAAAAGCGCAGCAGACGTGGCCCGAGCCATGGTTGGGATGCTCTGGAAATATCGAGGTCATGTCCGAACAATCACAGCGGACAACGGCAGCGAATTCTGTGACCACGCGCTGGTCGCTGAGAAGCTCAAAACCAATATCTACTTCGCGAATCCGTACTCATCATGGGAACGCGGACTGAATGAGAACTTCAACGGTTTACTGCGCCAGTACATCCGGAAAGGCACCGATTTACGGACGGTATCGGATAGGCAAATTAGTGAAATAGAGCGGGCATTAAATGCCAGACCGAGAAAGTGCCTCGGCTTCAGGCAACCTGTTGCGGTATTCAATGAATTACGCAAGGCTGCCTAA
- a CDS encoding PEP-CTERM sorting domain-containing protein, translating into MNAAKHLIICNKSSKIGKKMKKKFWKIVSATTFICASHFANAALVTANKYTLDTDTNIVSDGTLEWLQWDVTSGLSINSSLEQYSGWSLASNSQMEALFSDFFSNNTWTSNESEYQLHSEAPFDDVPIYNTFLDLFGSRVSSSDIDNEEYSLTYLNSRQEISAFFGSDEDGDNRYNIASVKDWSYARKYIKQTQETRSVFQPANALMTKDNIRLTDSHNNYGVALVRPQQNADTVNVSEPATLMIFSLGMLGIVARRSKK; encoded by the coding sequence ATGAACGCTGCTAAGCATCTAATTATTTGTAATAAAAGCAGTAAAATAGGGAAGAAAATGAAGAAAAAATTCTGGAAGATTGTTTCAGCAACTACGTTTATTTGTGCATCACACTTTGCTAATGCCGCATTGGTCACCGCCAATAAATATACACTGGATACCGACACAAATATTGTAAGTGATGGAACGCTTGAGTGGTTACAATGGGATGTAACTAGTGGCTTATCTATTAATAGTTCTTTAGAGCAATATTCAGGCTGGAGTTTGGCATCAAATTCTCAAATGGAAGCATTGTTTAGTGATTTTTTTTCGAACAACACTTGGACTAGTAATGAGAGTGAATACCAGTTACATAGTGAAGCTCCTTTTGATGATGTTCCTATCTATAATACTTTTCTCGACCTCTTCGGCTCAAGAGTAAGCTCTTCTGATATTGATAACGAGGAATATTCGCTAACTTATCTCAATTCCAGACAAGAAATAAGTGCATTTTTCGGTTCTGATGAGGACGGCGATAATCGTTACAACATCGCAAGTGTGAAAGACTGGTCTTATGCCCGTAAGTACATCAAACAAACCCAAGAAACTCGTTCTGTTTTCCAGCCGGCGAACGCTTTAATGACAAAGGATAATATTAGACTAACTGACTCTCACAATAACTACGGTGTTGCCTTAGTCAGACCGCAGCAAAATGCAGATACTGTAAATGTCAGCGAACCCGCCACACTCATGATCTTTTCACTAGGTATGCTAGGTATTGTAGCTAGACGTTCTAAAAAATAA
- a CDS encoding OmpA family protein, whose amino-acid sequence MAEMNSIFGSSRGKEDGEHWLTVSDLMAGLMMVFLFIAIAFMRHVSIERDKIKDVAVAYQQNQVAIFDALNEEFKKDLVKWKASIDEKTLAFHFNSPEVLFATGESSLNPEFEEILSNFIPRYLEVLETYKESIDEVRIEGHTSSEWGVDTHPDDAYFFNMTLSQNRTRSVLNYSYLLPNLNSQQRKWIKSSFAAVGLASSRLKLNADGSENKEKSRRVTFRVITNADIQIRKIVDGL is encoded by the coding sequence ATGGCTGAAATGAACTCAATATTTGGCTCTTCTCGGGGAAAAGAGGATGGCGAGCACTGGTTAACAGTTTCAGATTTGATGGCAGGCCTTATGATGGTCTTCCTTTTTATCGCTATTGCTTTTATGCGACATGTTTCGATTGAACGGGACAAAATAAAAGATGTCGCTGTTGCCTACCAACAAAATCAGGTGGCAATTTTTGATGCCCTGAATGAGGAATTTAAAAAAGACCTAGTTAAGTGGAAGGCCTCAATAGACGAGAAGACACTTGCGTTTCACTTTAATTCGCCGGAAGTGCTTTTTGCCACTGGGGAAAGTAGTTTGAACCCTGAGTTCGAAGAAATACTTTCAAACTTTATACCCCGTTACCTTGAGGTACTGGAAACATATAAGGAAAGTATCGACGAAGTAAGGATTGAAGGACATACCTCATCCGAGTGGGGAGTCGATACCCATCCCGATGATGCTTACTTCTTTAACATGACGTTGTCGCAAAACCGCACGCGCTCAGTGTTGAATTATTCGTACCTTCTACCCAACTTAAACAGTCAACAGAGAAAGTGGATAAAGTCTTCTTTTGCCGCAGTTGGGTTAGCGTCGTCCCGATTAAAGTTAAATGCCGACGGCAGTGAGAACAAAGAGAAATCGCGAAGAGTTACATTCCGTGTGATCACCAACGCAGATATCCAAATTCGAAAAATCGTAGATGGGCTGTAG
- a CDS encoding DUF262 domain-containing protein, translating into MKIEADDKEIQDIFSLGYFKIPRFQRPYSWELDEVESFWNDITSEADANYFIGSMVVYQTRRPYFGIVDGQQRLTTITLLLSAIRNGFIKLGEENLAKGVHKYIEKANIDNEDEFVVKAETSFPYLQAHIQTYNGSSLKCDVGNEEKKLEVAYKLLNKKLVEHVPELSAEANLQPSLFTNHEADPVVALKELRDKVLSLKLVFIQLDSEEDAYLIFETLNARGRDLTTADLIKNLILKKLKTKSSILDLAKESWNTLVKRLDDVNDEKVLDTFLLHYWLSKHGYTTDKKLFSEVKAYIGASDVNAQKLVEQLNESSYIYRKAIQPRSVRWEKIEYEVRDSLTHLRAFKVKQQSSMVLALLRAHEKKVLKLRGLKKALDKIVAFHYAFNAVTSQRSSGSISTNYSRIACQLSHAEGNDDIQHVFNELNSFLKSKFPAKEEFLVKFQELEYLDNKTKHKPIIVYALKILMSGVSNGLSVDYKSLTIEHLIPQSSNQICDSLVGSIGNLLLVDSKTNSEDLKDYPPQQKIQILRGKSYPISTTLLNIDEINETKILDRGRLIAETVYEKLHATVFR; encoded by the coding sequence ATGAAGATTGAGGCGGATGACAAAGAAATACAGGACATATTCTCCCTCGGATATTTTAAGATTCCACGCTTTCAGAGGCCCTATTCATGGGAACTCGATGAAGTGGAGAGCTTTTGGAATGATATTACCAGTGAAGCCGACGCTAATTATTTCATTGGCTCGATGGTCGTATACCAAACTAGGCGTCCTTACTTTGGTATAGTAGACGGTCAACAGCGTCTAACAACAATTACACTTCTTTTGTCTGCTATACGTAATGGCTTCATTAAACTTGGTGAGGAGAATTTAGCCAAAGGTGTACACAAATATATTGAGAAAGCGAATATTGATAATGAAGACGAGTTTGTAGTCAAAGCTGAAACTTCCTTCCCTTATCTTCAAGCGCATATTCAAACTTATAACGGTTCAAGCCTAAAGTGTGACGTAGGAAATGAAGAGAAAAAGCTAGAAGTTGCTTATAAACTGCTTAACAAAAAACTCGTGGAACACGTTCCCGAGTTAAGTGCTGAAGCAAACCTTCAACCTTCTTTATTTACGAACCATGAAGCAGATCCAGTAGTAGCTTTAAAAGAACTAAGAGATAAAGTTCTATCCTTAAAACTTGTATTTATCCAACTTGATAGCGAAGAAGATGCCTATTTGATTTTTGAGACTCTCAACGCACGAGGCAGAGACTTAACAACTGCCGACTTGATAAAAAATCTAATACTCAAAAAACTTAAAACTAAAAGCTCAATATTAGATTTGGCTAAAGAAAGTTGGAACACACTAGTCAAGCGACTGGATGACGTTAATGATGAAAAGGTACTCGATACATTTCTGCTTCATTATTGGTTATCAAAGCATGGATACACAACGGATAAGAAGCTATTTTCAGAGGTAAAAGCTTACATCGGTGCTAGTGACGTTAATGCACAAAAGTTAGTAGAACAGCTAAATGAATCATCGTACATTTATAGAAAGGCTATACAGCCACGGTCAGTTAGATGGGAAAAAATTGAATATGAGGTTCGAGACTCATTAACACATCTCAGAGCCTTCAAGGTAAAGCAACAGTCTTCAATGGTTTTAGCGCTGTTGAGAGCTCATGAAAAAAAAGTTCTGAAGTTAAGAGGTTTAAAGAAAGCGCTCGATAAAATTGTAGCGTTTCATTATGCGTTCAATGCAGTAACATCACAGCGCTCTTCGGGGTCCATTTCAACTAACTATTCTAGGATAGCATGTCAGTTATCACACGCTGAAGGAAACGATGACATCCAACACGTTTTTAACGAGCTCAATTCATTTCTGAAAAGTAAATTTCCAGCCAAAGAAGAGTTTTTGGTTAAGTTTCAAGAATTGGAATACCTAGATAATAAGACTAAGCATAAGCCCATAATTGTATATGCTCTTAAGATTTTAATGAGTGGGGTAAGTAACGGGCTGTCTGTGGACTATAAAAGTCTAACCATCGAACATTTGATCCCGCAGTCGTCAAATCAAATATGTGACTCACTGGTTGGTTCCATAGGTAATTTACTGCTAGTTGACTCAAAAACCAATTCCGAAGATCTCAAGGACTATCCTCCGCAACAAAAGATTCAAATTCTCAGAGGAAAGAGTTACCCGATCTCGACAACCTTATTGAATATCGACGAGATTAATGAGACGAAAATTCTTGATAGGGGCAGACTTATAGCTGAAACGGTGTATGAAAAACTTCACGCCACGGTTTTTAGATAG
- a CDS encoding DEAD/DEAH box helicase — MQAQKRLKPVKRCWVAHEKYGTGLVQQIMEGMDGISLKVNWRETKESPSLVPLESVSSGFMLGMEVQHVPISKAEKSLGEGAVLKTKEIAGYHQVLVHFSDQGETRWLPYERLAWIKGVKHRFCTNDFGDGTAPQKFRLKVLAHAIENWNENTGSLSRLDIDPLPHQVHLVHHILASGHLNWLIADDVGLGKTIETGMLLKALEQRGQAERVLLITPAGLTAQWKEELHNKFGLSEFRIYGENFQIEEEREWGMYKHVIGSIDRFKDENHLEKLLRADNWDLVIFDEAHRLSRRQYGLKFDASQRFQLANYLRPKTKAMVLLSATPHQGKQDKFQSLLMLLNPDRKEEIQTLALNPEVLSEMMIRNNKSDVTDLEGNFIFKGKTTRAIRVAQDEAMREFDESLQSYLRKGYLIASEMGQAGNAIGFVMTVYRKLATSSAKAINKALYNRKLRLLQEAESVAVNETSDHDERYVGEAEEKQLEALQGKEFFDGELEQLDILIAESEEVLKHDPKLRKFLNELMPSILANHKSEKVLIFTEYRSTQDYLKHALEQQFGVGSVDLINGSMKHQDRKFAIRNFESGGQFLISTEAGGEGINLQDKCHIMVNYDLPWNPMRLVQRIGRLYRYGQKHRVIVFNLYSPESMDDQIMELMHERIEQVVGDLSSVSGEYNERLGEDIMGEVADLVDVESILQEATSEGITRTRERIEEALEKAKNAASKQRELFDYAAGFDPDEAKEELNITSEHVKSFVAGMFNLLGIEVVDKIHKDLLWQIRLPEEIAMELGVRKTRWDVTFDRTLHSQRGNCEMMDLDNFIFKLLLEQAKSYEFNGLTASVGNTESIEGAVICSYLRWQNAIGLRQRQELVAVQVQQNNHVVMNSQVFCDWLLTELPVATQNQNKALKGMFEQNEHHCAAALKSKSNQLLHPEGIYPIAGSIFQS, encoded by the coding sequence ATGCAAGCTCAAAAACGGCTAAAGCCAGTAAAAAGATGCTGGGTCGCACATGAAAAATATGGAACAGGGCTCGTGCAGCAAATCATGGAAGGCATGGACGGGATTTCTTTAAAAGTAAATTGGAGAGAGACCAAAGAAAGCCCATCATTAGTGCCGCTGGAGTCAGTCTCATCTGGCTTTATGCTTGGTATGGAAGTGCAACATGTTCCTATATCCAAAGCAGAGAAGTCCTTGGGCGAGGGAGCCGTTCTCAAGACAAAGGAAATCGCTGGATATCATCAGGTACTTGTGCATTTTTCAGATCAAGGAGAAACGCGTTGGCTGCCATATGAACGGCTAGCATGGATAAAGGGAGTAAAGCACCGCTTTTGCACCAATGATTTTGGCGACGGCACAGCGCCGCAAAAATTCAGGCTGAAAGTACTTGCCCATGCAATTGAAAACTGGAATGAAAATACAGGTTCACTATCGCGTTTGGATATTGATCCGTTACCTCATCAGGTCCATTTAGTTCACCACATTCTTGCATCAGGGCATCTTAATTGGCTGATTGCGGATGATGTTGGCCTTGGTAAAACTATTGAAACGGGGATGTTGCTAAAGGCACTCGAACAGCGAGGCCAAGCAGAACGTGTGTTATTGATCACTCCAGCCGGGTTGACCGCCCAATGGAAAGAGGAATTGCATAATAAATTCGGTCTGAGCGAATTTCGTATCTATGGTGAAAATTTTCAGATTGAGGAAGAGCGCGAGTGGGGCATGTATAAACATGTCATTGGCTCCATTGACCGTTTCAAGGATGAAAACCATCTGGAAAAATTACTGCGAGCAGATAATTGGGATCTTGTGATTTTTGACGAGGCGCACCGTCTCAGCAGACGCCAGTATGGTCTTAAGTTCGATGCCTCTCAGCGTTTCCAACTTGCCAATTATTTACGGCCCAAAACCAAGGCAATGGTATTGCTCAGTGCTACACCCCATCAGGGGAAACAGGATAAGTTTCAGAGTTTGTTGATGCTGCTTAATCCTGACCGGAAGGAGGAAATTCAAACATTGGCGCTCAATCCTGAAGTTCTCTCAGAGATGATGATCAGGAATAACAAGTCAGATGTGACGGACTTGGAAGGCAATTTCATTTTTAAAGGCAAGACTACCAGAGCGATAAGAGTCGCTCAGGACGAGGCAATGCGAGAGTTCGACGAATCATTGCAGTCTTACCTTCGCAAAGGCTATCTGATCGCCAGTGAAATGGGACAAGCCGGCAATGCAATTGGGTTTGTAATGACCGTTTACCGTAAGCTGGCTACTTCTAGCGCCAAAGCCATCAATAAGGCCCTTTACAACCGAAAACTTCGTTTATTGCAGGAAGCGGAGTCTGTTGCAGTGAATGAGACTTCGGATCACGACGAACGTTATGTTGGCGAGGCTGAAGAGAAACAGTTAGAAGCGCTTCAGGGGAAGGAGTTCTTTGACGGTGAGTTAGAACAGCTTGATATTTTGATAGCCGAAAGTGAAGAAGTACTCAAGCATGACCCCAAGCTTCGGAAGTTCCTGAATGAATTGATGCCATCAATACTGGCGAATCATAAATCAGAAAAAGTATTAATTTTCACAGAATACCGCTCAACGCAGGATTATTTGAAGCATGCCCTTGAGCAGCAGTTTGGTGTTGGAAGCGTCGATTTGATCAATGGGTCGATGAAACATCAGGATCGTAAATTCGCCATCAGAAACTTTGAATCAGGTGGACAGTTTCTGATTTCTACCGAAGCTGGTGGTGAAGGTATTAATCTTCAGGATAAGTGTCACATCATGGTCAACTATGACCTACCTTGGAACCCGATGAGGCTGGTACAGCGTATTGGCCGTTTATACCGCTATGGGCAAAAACACCGAGTCATCGTGTTTAATCTTTATTCTCCCGAGTCGATGGATGATCAGATTATGGAACTTATGCACGAGCGCATCGAACAAGTTGTTGGCGACTTATCATCCGTTAGTGGTGAGTATAATGAGCGTCTGGGTGAAGACATTATGGGGGAGGTTGCCGACTTAGTAGACGTCGAGAGTATTCTTCAGGAGGCGACAAGTGAGGGGATCACTCGCACCAGAGAGCGTATCGAGGAGGCATTGGAAAAAGCCAAAAATGCGGCAAGCAAGCAACGTGAGCTATTTGACTATGCTGCTGGATTTGACCCGGACGAAGCTAAAGAAGAACTTAATATCACTTCTGAGCATGTAAAGTCATTTGTGGCAGGCATGTTCAATCTGTTAGGCATAGAAGTGGTCGACAAGATCCATAAAGACTTGCTTTGGCAGATCCGGCTTCCGGAAGAGATTGCCATGGAGCTGGGTGTAAGAAAAACGCGTTGGGATGTGACCTTTGATAGAACGCTTCACAGTCAACGTGGTAATTGCGAGATGATGGATTTGGACAACTTTATCTTTAAGCTTTTACTTGAACAGGCCAAGTCATATGAATTCAATGGCCTCACTGCGTCTGTCGGAAATACTGAGTCGATAGAGGGCGCGGTCATATGCTCATATCTTCGTTGGCAAAATGCCATCGGTCTTAGGCAGCGCCAAGAACTGGTGGCAGTTCAAGTTCAGCAAAATAATCACGTTGTGATGAACAGTCAGGTATTCTGCGACTGGTTGCTGACGGAGTTGCCTGTTGCGACGCAAAATCAAAACAAAGCGCTAAAAGGGATGTTTGAACAGAACGAACATCATTGTGCCGCTGCGCTGAAGTCTAAATCAAATCAGCTTCTTCACCCCGAGGGTATTTACCCGATAGCTGGGAGTATATTTCAATCATGA